DNA from Microvirga ossetica:
CCGTCTCGGGTGCGAGACGCTGGGTCTGAAGGGACCTGGAAGCCTCGGCCTTTAGGCCGAGGAGGCATCACCGAAGGTTGAAGCGCAGCGGTACCGAGAACGTGAATTGCTGCTGCGGGATCGAATCCGGAGCGGCCGGCAATGATGAACCAGGACGTGCGGTTGCCAGTGCAGCCTGATCCAGCTGCGGATGGCCGGCGCTGTCGACCAGGGACGCGCTGATGATCTGCCCCGAGCGGCTCATCGTGAATCGGATTGTTGCGATGCCCGTGACGCCTTGGCTGCTCGCGATGTTCGGATAGCGCAGCCGGTTTCGCAGGGCCGAGACGATGCTCGCCTTGTAGCGGTTCAAGACGTTCGGATCGGCCGCGGCTGCCTGGCCGCCGGTATTCGCGCGCGAGGACGATACCTGTCCCTGGCGAAGCTCCGACGGAGGCGGCTTCCGTTCGGCAACGGTGCGCCGCGGCGGCGGCTTGCGTTCAACCGGCTTTGGAGGCGGTTTCTTCTCTGGCGGCGGAGGCTCCTCAAGCGGCTTTGCGACCACGGCATCGGGCGGAGGAAGAACGACGGCCGTCTCCGTCTCAATCGCTTCAGGCTCGGCCGGAACCGCTTCGACAGGCGTCATTTCAGTCACCTCTTGAGGTTCCTGAACTTCGACCGGCTCCTCAGGCTGAACTTCGACAATTTCCTCGGGCGGCTGTGATTCGACCGCCTCCGCCTCGACCGGCAAGGCTTCAGTCTCAACGGGTGGGATCTCCGGCGCTGCCAGCGCCTCCGGCGCAGCCGCCACCAGCTCTTCCATGGCGGGAGCGAGATCGATCGTGATTTCCTGCTCGCCCGGAAGGTCCGCCTTGTCGTGCGGCCAAAGAGTCACGGCGGTCAGCGCCGCGCCATGCAGCAGGAGCGCCGTAAGAAAGGCCAATCCGAGCCGGCTCGGCTCCTGCGGCGGTCTGAGGGACTGAACGGACATCGGATGTGCTGCAGGTCCTACTGGGCGGGCGGTCCGCTCGGCGCCTGCGCGATCAGCGACACCTTGCTGAATCCCGCGGCGCTGATCTGCCCCATGATTTCGATGATGCGCCCATACGGCACGGCCCTGTCGCCGCGAACCAGGACGACCTGGGTCGGATCCATGCTCGCGAGCTGACGCAGGCGGGGCATCATGGTTTCAGGCGCGAGAGGCTCCTTGTCGAGAAACGGCTGGCCCTGCGCATCGATGCTGACCACCACAGGCTGCTTCGGCTGCGACACCTTCGCGGCCGCCGTCTTCGGCAGCTGCACGGGCACGCCGACCGT
Protein-coding regions in this window:
- a CDS encoding energy transducer TonB family protein, whose product is MSVQSLRPPQEPSRLGLAFLTALLLHGAALTAVTLWPHDKADLPGEQEITIDLAPAMEELVAAAPEALAAPEIPPVETEALPVEAEAVESQPPEEIVEVQPEEPVEVQEPQEVTEMTPVEAVPAEPEAIETETAVVLPPPDAVVAKPLEEPPPPEKKPPPKPVERKPPPRRTVAERKPPPSELRQGQVSSSRANTGGQAAAADPNVLNRYKASIVSALRNRLRYPNIASSQGVTGIATIRFTMSRSGQIISASLVDSAGHPQLDQAALATARPGSSLPAAPDSIPQQQFTFSVPLRFNLR
- the tolR gene encoding protein TolR, translating into MGMGSFQSQDTDDEFGAAPLSEINVTPLVDVMLVLLIIFMVAAPLMTVGVPVQLPKTAAAKVSQPKQPVVVSIDAQGQPFLDKEPLAPETMMPRLRQLASMDPTQVVLVRGDRAVPYGRIIEIMGQISAAGFSKVSLIAQAPSGPPAQ